A region from the Variovorax paradoxus genome encodes:
- a CDS encoding glycosyltransferase family 2 protein produces the protein MTFAIADSGSDEALRNTLASLCAQLCQRFDVVVTCSPSRAEAVGQLLLFVRDSIHVRLVAASAPASRLELQQLALEHTAEPWFGVILAGDRLAAQAVSSIQLTLAKWPDAAVVYADEDWIAQDGTRCKPRFKSAWDPEAQLGFDLLDGLCVMKRANVLAAGGFRAEFEPAAGYDLHCRVAMPLPCSQVRHIPSVLYHRQVPPVMDAGDTRQAVEAYAAVARRVAAEAAFRQTGVAAEVLPSPIAEFVNHVRRPLPSPAPRVSVLVPTRDRANLVRTCLDGLLRKTDYPDFEVLVLDNDSVEPATLSLFAELRADPRVSVLRVPGPFNFSAINNVGVQASTGEVLLFLNNDIEILDGGWLREMVGEAMRPDIGCVGAKLLYGDGTVQHAGVMLQRGPLAMHVCRTDGATDTGLDGRLAGTRDYLAVTGACLAVRRSVFEQVGGFDGEHLPVAYNDIDLCLKVNDAGYRNICTPFASLLHLESASRGHDHVSEEKQRRAEREQAHASTKWIDRFEHDPYHNPNVQLDWLTGAHLAHNAGQPWQLAR, from the coding sequence TTGACCTTCGCGATCGCGGACAGCGGCAGCGACGAGGCATTGCGCAACACGCTGGCTTCGCTCTGCGCACAGCTGTGCCAGCGCTTCGACGTGGTGGTGACATGCAGCCCTTCACGCGCCGAAGCGGTCGGCCAGTTGCTCCTGTTCGTCCGCGATTCGATTCACGTGCGGCTGGTGGCCGCGAGCGCGCCGGCGAGCCGGCTCGAACTGCAGCAGCTCGCGCTCGAACACACGGCCGAGCCCTGGTTCGGCGTGATCCTCGCGGGCGACCGGCTCGCCGCGCAGGCCGTTTCGTCGATCCAGCTCACGCTCGCGAAGTGGCCCGATGCGGCCGTCGTCTATGCGGACGAAGACTGGATCGCCCAGGACGGGACACGATGCAAGCCGCGCTTCAAGTCGGCATGGGATCCGGAGGCGCAGCTCGGCTTCGACCTGCTCGACGGCCTGTGCGTGATGAAGCGCGCCAACGTGCTGGCGGCCGGAGGCTTTCGCGCCGAATTCGAGCCGGCCGCCGGCTACGACCTGCACTGCAGGGTGGCCATGCCGCTGCCCTGCAGCCAGGTGCGCCATATTCCCTCGGTGCTGTATCACCGGCAGGTCCCGCCGGTGATGGATGCGGGAGACACCCGGCAAGCCGTCGAGGCCTATGCGGCGGTGGCCCGGCGGGTGGCGGCTGAAGCGGCGTTCCGGCAGACGGGCGTGGCGGCCGAGGTGCTGCCCTCGCCGATCGCGGAGTTCGTCAACCATGTGCGCCGCCCGCTGCCCAGCCCCGCGCCACGGGTCAGCGTGCTCGTGCCGACGCGCGACCGCGCCAATCTGGTGAGGACCTGCCTGGACGGCCTGCTGCGCAAGACCGACTACCCGGATTTCGAAGTCCTCGTCCTCGACAACGACAGCGTCGAGCCGGCAACCCTGTCGCTGTTCGCCGAGCTGCGTGCGGACCCTCGCGTCAGCGTGCTGCGCGTTCCCGGCCCGTTCAATTTCTCGGCCATCAACAACGTGGGCGTGCAAGCCTCGACCGGCGAGGTGCTGCTCTTCCTGAACAACGACATCGAGATCCTCGATGGCGGATGGCTCAGGGAGATGGTCGGCGAAGCCATGCGGCCGGACATCGGCTGCGTGGGCGCCAAGCTCCTGTACGGCGACGGCACGGTCCAGCACGCCGGCGTCATGCTGCAGCGCGGCCCGCTGGCGATGCATGTCTGCCGCACCGACGGCGCCACCGACACCGGCCTGGACGGGCGGCTCGCCGGCACGCGCGACTACCTGGCGGTCACGGGCGCCTGCCTGGCGGTTCGGCGCTCGGTGTTCGAGCAGGTGGGCGGCTTCGACGGCGAGCACCTGCCGGTGGCCTACAACGACATCGACCTGTGCCTGAAGGTGAACGATGCGGGCTACCGCAACATCTGCACGCCGTTCGCGTCCCTGCTGCACCTCGAGAGCGCCTCGCGCGGGCACGACCATGTGTCCGAAGAAAAGCAGCGGCGGGCAGAGCGCGAGCAGGCGCACGCCAGCACCAAGTGGATCGATCGCTTCGAGCACGACCCCTATCACAACCCGAATGTCCAGCTGGACTGGCTCACCGGCGCGCACCTGGCCCACAACGCCGGCCAGCCCTGGCAGCTCGCGCGCTGA
- the argB gene encoding acetylglutamate kinase: MTDPVLNIPPRDKAEILAQALPYIRKFHGKTIVIKYGGNAMTDPALQADFAEDVVLLKLVGMNPVVVHGGGPQIEAALNRLGKKGSFIQGMRVTDAETMEVVEWVLAGEVQQDIVGLINQAGGKAVGLTGRDGGMIRAQKLKMADRTDPNLHHDVGQVGDIVSIDPSVVKALQDDAFIPVVSPIGFGEENESYNINADVVAGKLATVLKAEKLMLLTNTPGVLDKDGKLLTNLSAREIDELFADGTISGGMLPKIEGALDAAKSGVNAVHIIDGRVPHAMLLEILTDQAYGTMIRAR, encoded by the coding sequence ATGACCGATCCCGTCCTCAACATTCCCCCGCGCGACAAGGCCGAGATCCTGGCCCAGGCGCTGCCGTACATCCGCAAGTTCCACGGCAAGACCATCGTCATCAAGTACGGCGGCAATGCCATGACCGATCCGGCGCTGCAGGCCGACTTCGCCGAAGACGTGGTGCTGCTGAAGCTGGTCGGCATGAACCCGGTCGTGGTGCATGGCGGCGGCCCGCAGATCGAGGCGGCGCTCAACCGCCTGGGCAAGAAGGGCAGCTTCATCCAGGGCATGCGCGTGACCGACGCCGAAACCATGGAGGTGGTCGAATGGGTGCTGGCCGGCGAGGTGCAGCAGGACATCGTGGGCCTGATCAACCAGGCCGGCGGCAAGGCCGTGGGCCTGACCGGGCGCGACGGCGGCATGATCCGCGCGCAGAAGCTCAAGATGGCGGACCGCACCGATCCGAACCTGCACCACGACGTGGGCCAGGTCGGCGACATCGTCTCCATCGACCCCAGCGTGGTGAAGGCGCTGCAGGACGACGCCTTCATTCCGGTGGTCAGCCCGATCGGCTTCGGCGAGGAGAACGAGAGCTACAACATCAACGCCGACGTCGTCGCCGGCAAGCTCGCCACCGTGCTCAAGGCCGAGAAGCTCATGCTCCTGACCAACACGCCCGGCGTGCTCGACAAGGACGGCAAGCTGCTCACCAACCTGAGCGCGCGCGAGATCGACGAGCTGTTTGCCGACGGCACCATCTCGGGCGGCATGCTGCCCAAGATCGAGGGCGCGCTCGATGCGGCCAAGAGCGGCGTGAACGCGGTGCACATCATCGATGGCCGCGTGCCGCACGCCATGCTGCTCGAGATCCTGACCGACCAGGCCTACGGCACGATGATCCGCGCGCGCTGA
- a CDS encoding glycosyltransferase family 4 protein, with translation MIALIVISFFVSAFGVQLFMRRARRHARLYGADMPQRFHKGHVPRLGGAGIMLGMGVAWLASGITGTDPFNVSWPIKTSALTLLCIAPAVLGGIVEDVTQNVKVRWRLALTIGSALLACWVLGLGLSRTGIEAVDGWLAMVPYGAVLFAALAIGGLPHAFNIIDGYNGLAGTVAVLVCLAISHVALQVGDRQLAAMMVCLVGATIGFLIWNYPRGKIFAGDGGAYVWGMVIAVACVTLVQRHRVVSPWFPMLLLIYPVWETLFSIYRKLARGQSPGTADALHFHQLIFRRIVRVAFADDEARQLLARNNRTSPYLWMFAALSVVPAVLFWNNTIVLMLFCLLFVTTYVGAYLMIVRFKVPRWLRP, from the coding sequence ATGATTGCTCTGATCGTCATCAGTTTCTTCGTCTCCGCCTTCGGGGTCCAGCTGTTCATGCGCCGCGCGCGCAGGCACGCCCGGCTCTATGGCGCGGACATGCCCCAGCGCTTCCACAAGGGCCACGTGCCGCGGCTCGGAGGGGCGGGCATCATGCTCGGCATGGGGGTGGCATGGCTGGCCTCCGGCATCACCGGCACCGACCCGTTCAACGTGTCGTGGCCGATCAAGACGTCGGCGCTCACGCTGCTGTGCATTGCGCCGGCGGTCCTCGGCGGCATCGTCGAAGACGTGACGCAGAACGTCAAGGTGCGCTGGCGGCTGGCGCTGACCATCGGCTCCGCCCTGCTGGCGTGCTGGGTGCTGGGCCTGGGCCTGTCGCGCACCGGCATCGAGGCGGTCGACGGCTGGCTGGCCATGGTGCCGTACGGCGCCGTGCTGTTCGCGGCCCTGGCCATCGGCGGGCTGCCCCATGCCTTCAACATCATCGACGGCTACAACGGGCTGGCCGGCACGGTGGCGGTGCTGGTCTGCCTTGCCATCTCGCACGTGGCCCTGCAGGTGGGCGATCGCCAACTCGCGGCCATGATGGTGTGCCTGGTCGGCGCCACCATCGGTTTTCTGATCTGGAACTATCCGCGCGGCAAGATCTTTGCGGGCGACGGCGGCGCCTACGTGTGGGGCATGGTGATTGCCGTGGCCTGCGTGACGCTGGTCCAGCGGCACCGCGTGGTTTCGCCGTGGTTCCCGATGCTGCTGCTGATCTACCCGGTGTGGGAGACGCTGTTCTCCATCTACCGCAAGCTCGCGCGGGGGCAGTCGCCCGGCACTGCCGACGCGCTGCACTTCCACCAGCTGATCTTCCGGCGCATCGTGCGCGTGGCGTTCGCGGACGACGAGGCGCGCCAATTGCTCGCCCGCAACAACCGGACCTCTCCATACCTCTGGATGTTTGCCGCGCTGTCGGTGGTGCCGGCCGTGCTGTTCTGGAACAACACCATCGTGCTGATGCTGTTCTGCCTGCTGTTCGTCACGACCTATGTGGGCGCCTACCTGATGATCGTGCGCTTCAAGGTGCCGCGCTGGCTGCGCCCGTGA
- a CDS encoding class I SAM-dependent methyltransferase, with product MKEPTLILPTVDKSLDVLTHPVLDPIFWTPHLLGKASAWWTHTPFAFWIVAACKPGLLVELGTHNGVSYAAFCEAVARLKSATRCYAVDTWAGDEHAGHFDSQVYYELRDFHDKHFSAFSELLKSTFDDALPYFADGSIDLLHIDGFHTYEAVKHDFETWLPKLSDKAVVLFHDTNVRSGNFGVFRFFAEQARHYPSFEFLHGHGLGVLAVGDRAPAAAMALCNLEPERADAARARFSHLGTRWFVTTREQLGSADLHQRIHEAHAQRAPVEAELAQVAAARAAEAEARASAEGQVNALSQEVAQKAAQLADLNRQASDAQAKAAQAEAAARATGFAHEQANRRVAELRNVVAQLATDLNKARDDLKETSEAKSLQQRTALAWKGHADDRVESLMERFTRLRVDPSLSVKAKLRRRLRLLARRLAGKPVDLGAVETVRFSPYFDREWYLKTYPDVASAGTDPAEHYVTHGAAEGRQPGPWFSGAEYAARYADAAGFNPLLHYMLVGAREGRRAGLLGSDDTEPPPIPPLPSRVFSIFYVSGEADTPGHLYRVARYIEAARMNGVPAEWVPQDQLEARLDLTSRNDVMILWRTQWSPVLEKAIALMHAQGKKVVFDIDDLMIEPDLADTKVIDGIRSNAHPEEGVRALFASVRRAMLAADVCIASTQELAYHMRWAGKATHVLFNGFDDQTFELSRQSATQWRSARPDNLVRIGYAGGSRTHQRDLGLAIEAIARVLRENELCRLVLFQTESGMRLVDVEEYPAMAGLEHRIEWRPFQTLETLPREIARFDINIAPLEFGNPFCEAKSELKFFEAALVDVPTIASPTGPFRRTIEHGVSGFLATTADDWYHYLSTLAADPALRARIGSAAFLHAMASYGPLQRAAQFGRVLDQLQGDALAARGFALDARIRSAPIRRPSLMPLQVLFEHRADEGEIAEVSVVIPLYNYEQFIVEALESVRAQTLAVLDLVVVDDCSTDDSLNTALAWARQHARRFNRVVVAQHASNCGLGLTRNAGFNLADSPYVLPLDADNRLRPKCCEELRRAIRTERVAFAYPTIQHFGASSAMLGDARYEPQRFVAGNYIDAMALVSKEAWAIVGGYNHVRHGWEDFDFWCRLAEQGQRGVREPQTLADYRVHAGSMIKAETTVPENYRRLIENFKAQHPWVSLIDERLARKPPALQVALGDDGAKSRLQTLLPILRCPKTGLKLTADAASGALVTVDGWRSWPVVQGRPVLCEDIGEPEVKPAEHVSNALPPEALKLARSTKGWVLNLSGGGSQEKLDNVVEVEYSLFRHTDVVADAHVLPFDDEVFDAAIVMNAFEHYREPQKVAAELLRVLKPGGRILVRTAFMQPLHERPWHFFNCTRYGLEQWFREFEAERVRVSENFAPSHAVSWLASECEQALRANVSDEAAERFRDAPTGELVDLWRDPSLRGTPLWTDFEKLPQSVQEVGAAGFEFLGRKPAVARVGANGG from the coding sequence ATGAAAGAACCCACACTTATCCTTCCGACGGTCGACAAATCGCTCGACGTGCTGACGCACCCGGTGCTCGATCCGATCTTCTGGACGCCGCACCTGCTCGGCAAGGCGAGCGCCTGGTGGACGCACACGCCATTCGCGTTCTGGATCGTGGCCGCCTGCAAGCCAGGCCTGCTGGTGGAACTGGGCACGCACAACGGCGTGTCGTATGCGGCGTTCTGCGAGGCCGTCGCGCGGCTCAAGTCGGCCACGCGCTGCTACGCCGTGGACACCTGGGCCGGAGACGAGCATGCGGGGCATTTCGATTCCCAGGTCTATTACGAGCTTCGCGACTTCCACGACAAGCACTTCAGCGCCTTCTCCGAGCTGCTGAAGTCCACCTTCGACGATGCCTTGCCGTACTTCGCCGACGGCTCCATCGATCTGCTGCACATCGACGGCTTCCATACCTACGAGGCGGTCAAGCACGACTTCGAAACCTGGCTTCCCAAGCTGTCGGACAAGGCCGTGGTGCTGTTCCACGACACCAATGTGCGAAGCGGCAATTTCGGCGTGTTCCGGTTCTTTGCCGAACAGGCGCGGCACTATCCCTCCTTCGAGTTCCTGCACGGCCATGGGCTCGGCGTGCTGGCCGTGGGGGACCGCGCGCCGGCCGCCGCCATGGCGCTGTGCAACCTCGAACCCGAGCGCGCGGATGCCGCCAGGGCGCGCTTCTCGCACCTGGGAACGCGCTGGTTCGTCACCACGCGCGAACAACTCGGTTCGGCCGACCTGCATCAGCGCATCCACGAGGCCCATGCCCAGCGCGCGCCGGTGGAAGCCGAGCTGGCCCAGGTGGCGGCCGCCCGCGCGGCCGAGGCCGAGGCCCGCGCCAGCGCCGAAGGCCAGGTGAACGCCCTGTCCCAGGAGGTGGCCCAGAAGGCCGCCCAGCTGGCAGACCTGAACAGGCAGGCCAGCGATGCGCAGGCGAAGGCCGCCCAGGCCGAAGCTGCCGCCCGCGCAACCGGCTTCGCCCACGAGCAGGCGAACCGGCGCGTGGCCGAGCTTCGGAACGTCGTGGCGCAGTTGGCCACCGACCTGAACAAGGCCCGAGACGACCTGAAGGAGACCAGCGAAGCCAAGAGCCTGCAGCAGCGCACCGCGCTGGCATGGAAAGGCCATGCCGACGACCGGGTCGAATCGCTGATGGAGCGCTTCACGCGTCTGCGGGTCGACCCCTCCCTGAGCGTCAAGGCCAAGCTGCGCAGGCGCCTGCGGCTGCTTGCCCGGCGCCTTGCCGGCAAGCCCGTGGACCTGGGCGCGGTGGAGACCGTGCGTTTCTCGCCCTACTTCGACCGGGAGTGGTACCTGAAGACCTACCCGGACGTCGCATCGGCCGGCACGGACCCCGCGGAGCACTACGTCACCCACGGCGCGGCCGAAGGGCGCCAGCCCGGCCCCTGGTTCAGCGGCGCTGAATATGCGGCGCGCTACGCCGATGCGGCGGGCTTCAACCCGCTGCTTCACTACATGCTGGTCGGCGCGCGGGAGGGCCGGCGCGCCGGCCTGCTCGGCAGCGACGACACGGAGCCGCCACCCATTCCCCCGCTGCCGAGCCGGGTCTTCTCGATCTTCTACGTGTCCGGCGAGGCCGATACGCCCGGCCATCTGTACCGGGTTGCGCGCTACATCGAAGCGGCACGGATGAACGGCGTTCCGGCGGAGTGGGTCCCGCAGGACCAGCTCGAAGCGCGGCTCGACCTGACCTCGCGGAACGACGTGATGATTCTCTGGCGCACCCAGTGGAGCCCGGTGCTCGAAAAAGCCATCGCGCTGATGCATGCGCAAGGCAAGAAGGTGGTGTTCGACATCGACGACCTGATGATCGAGCCCGACCTGGCCGACACCAAGGTGATCGACGGCATCCGGTCCAACGCCCATCCGGAAGAAGGGGTGCGAGCGCTTTTTGCAAGCGTGCGCAGGGCGATGCTCGCGGCCGACGTGTGCATTGCCAGCACGCAGGAGCTGGCCTACCACATGCGCTGGGCGGGCAAGGCCACCCATGTGCTGTTCAACGGCTTCGACGACCAGACCTTCGAGCTCTCCAGGCAGAGCGCAACGCAATGGCGCAGCGCGCGGCCCGACAACCTGGTGCGCATCGGCTATGCCGGCGGATCGCGCACGCACCAGCGCGACCTGGGCCTGGCCATCGAGGCGATTGCGCGCGTGCTGCGCGAAAACGAACTGTGCCGCCTCGTGCTTTTCCAGACCGAATCGGGCATGCGCCTGGTCGACGTGGAGGAATACCCCGCGATGGCCGGCCTGGAGCACCGCATCGAATGGCGGCCCTTCCAGACCCTGGAAACCCTGCCGCGCGAAATTGCGCGCTTCGACATCAACATCGCGCCGCTGGAGTTCGGCAACCCGTTCTGCGAGGCCAAGAGCGAGCTGAAGTTCTTCGAAGCCGCGCTGGTCGACGTTCCCACCATCGCTTCGCCGACCGGCCCGTTCAGGCGGACGATCGAGCACGGCGTCTCGGGCTTCCTGGCCACCACCGCCGACGACTGGTACCACTACCTTTCGACGCTTGCGGCGGACCCCGCGCTCAGGGCCCGCATCGGCTCGGCCGCGTTTCTGCATGCCATGGCCTCATACGGCCCGCTGCAGCGCGCCGCGCAGTTCGGCCGCGTGCTCGATCAGCTGCAGGGCGACGCACTGGCCGCGCGCGGCTTTGCGCTCGATGCGCGCATTCGCTCGGCGCCGATCCGCCGCCCCAGCCTGATGCCGTTGCAAGTGCTGTTCGAACACAGGGCCGACGAGGGCGAGATCGCCGAAGTCTCGGTCGTCATTCCGCTTTACAACTACGAGCAGTTCATCGTCGAGGCGCTGGAATCCGTGCGCGCCCAGACGCTCGCGGTGCTGGACCTGGTGGTGGTGGACGACTGCTCGACCGACGATTCGCTGAACACCGCACTGGCATGGGCTCGGCAGCACGCCAGGCGCTTCAACCGCGTGGTGGTCGCCCAGCATGCGTCGAACTGCGGCCTGGGGCTGACTCGCAATGCCGGCTTCAACCTTGCGGACAGTCCGTACGTGCTGCCGCTGGATGCGGACAACCGGCTGCGGCCGAAATGCTGCGAGGAGCTGCGCCGCGCCATCCGCACCGAACGCGTGGCCTTCGCCTACCCGACCATCCAGCATTTCGGCGCGTCCAGCGCGATGCTCGGCGACGCCCGCTACGAGCCGCAGCGCTTCGTGGCCGGCAACTACATCGATGCGATGGCGCTGGTCTCGAAGGAGGCGTGGGCGATCGTCGGCGGCTACAACCATGTTCGCCACGGCTGGGAGGACTTCGACTTCTGGTGCCGGCTCGCAGAGCAGGGCCAGCGCGGCGTGCGGGAGCCGCAAACGCTCGCGGACTACCGCGTGCATGCGGGCTCGATGATCAAGGCCGAGACCACGGTTCCAGAGAACTACCGCCGGCTGATCGAGAACTTCAAGGCCCAGCACCCCTGGGTTTCGCTGATCGACGAGCGGCTTGCGCGCAAGCCGCCGGCCCTGCAGGTGGCTCTCGGCGACGACGGCGCGAAGTCGCGGCTCCAGACGCTGCTGCCGATACTTCGCTGTCCGAAGACGGGACTCAAGCTCACGGCCGACGCGGCAAGCGGCGCACTGGTGACCGTGGACGGCTGGAGGAGCTGGCCCGTCGTCCAGGGCCGGCCGGTTCTTTGCGAGGACATCGGCGAGCCCGAGGTGAAGCCCGCCGAGCACGTCAGCAACGCGCTGCCGCCCGAAGCCCTGAAGCTCGCGAGGAGCACCAAGGGATGGGTGCTGAATCTCAGTGGCGGCGGCTCGCAGGAAAAGCTCGACAACGTGGTCGAGGTCGAATACAGCCTGTTCAGGCACACGGACGTGGTCGCGGACGCCCACGTGCTGCCGTTCGACGACGAGGTCTTCGACGCCGCGATCGTCATGAACGCCTTCGAGCACTATCGCGAACCACAGAAGGTGGCGGCGGAACTGCTGCGGGTGCTCAAGCCCGGCGGCCGCATCCTGGTTCGCACCGCCTTCATGCAGCCGCTGCACGAGCGGCCGTGGCACTTCTTCAACTGCACCCGCTACGGGCTGGAGCAGTGGTTCCGCGAGTTCGAAGCCGAGCGCGTGCGGGTGTCGGAGAATTTCGCGCCCAGCCATGCCGTCAGCTGGCTCGCGTCGGAGTGCGAGCAGGCGCTGCGCGCCAACGTGTCCGACGAAGCCGCGGAGCGCTTCCGCGATGCCCCCACGGGCGAGCTGGTGGACCTGTGGCGCGATCCGTCGCTGCGCGGCACGCCGCTGTGGACCGATTTCGAGAAGCTGCCCCAGTCGGTGCAGGAGGTGGGCGCCGCGGGCTTCGAGTTCCTCGGCCGGAAACCCGCGGTTGCCAGGGTGGGCGCGAACGGCGGCTGA
- the slmA gene encoding nucleoid occlusion factor SlmA, which yields MQNEETSYPGIETQTETLTPVAPVRKRPKPGERRVQILQALAAMLEQPGAERVTTAALAARLDVSEAALYRHFASKAQMFEGLIDFIEQSVFTLVNQILEREGATGAQQAAKILTLLVQFAERNPGMTRVMVGDALVFENERLQQRMNQFFDKIEATLRQVLRGAAAADGSATPSVDAQVRAAALTAFVVGQLQRFTRSGFRRAPSEHLEATIALIV from the coding sequence ATGCAGAACGAAGAGACAAGCTATCCCGGCATAGAAACCCAGACCGAAACGTTGACGCCCGTCGCGCCGGTCCGAAAACGCCCCAAGCCCGGGGAGCGGCGCGTGCAGATCCTGCAGGCGCTGGCCGCCATGCTCGAACAACCCGGCGCCGAGCGGGTAACGACCGCGGCATTGGCTGCGCGGCTCGACGTCAGCGAGGCCGCGCTCTACCGCCACTTTGCGAGCAAGGCGCAGATGTTCGAGGGCCTGATCGACTTCATCGAGCAGAGCGTCTTCACGCTGGTGAACCAGATCCTCGAGCGCGAAGGTGCGACGGGGGCCCAGCAGGCCGCAAAAATTCTCACGCTGCTGGTGCAGTTTGCCGAGCGCAACCCCGGCATGACGCGCGTCATGGTGGGCGACGCGCTGGTGTTCGAGAACGAGCGGCTCCAGCAGCGCATGAACCAGTTCTTCGACAAGATCGAAGCCACCCTGCGCCAGGTGCTGCGCGGAGCGGCCGCCGCAGACGGCTCGGCCACCCCGAGCGTGGATGCGCAGGTGCGCGCCGCCGCGCTCACGGCCTTCGTGGTCGGCCAGCTGCAGCGCTTCACGCGCTCGGGCTTCCGCCGCGCGCCTTCGGAACACCTCGAAGCCACGATCGCGCTGATCGTCTAG
- a CDS encoding glycosyltransferase family 2 protein → MPAPPSPSTPPITISIVSHGQLALVRPLLDQLDRFCRNSTAKVVLTLNIPEPDVLAGLEWGFAVERIENASPKGFGANHNQAFGRCDTPWFLVLNPDIRLDGDVLAPLMAQAAPDAGLLTPRILEPGQSTPEQHRAIITPLEILTRRKPGYVRPTVPDWIPGLFMLFRSQAYRQIGGFDERFFMYGEDFDICARTRLAGWKLQVGEDLLARHEAQRASRSSRKHLYWHVTSLLKVWSSGAFWRYLRARSGGA, encoded by the coding sequence ATGCCAGCGCCCCCTTCCCCTTCTACCCCCCCGATCACCATTTCGATCGTCAGCCACGGCCAGCTCGCGCTGGTGCGCCCGCTGCTCGATCAACTGGACCGTTTCTGCCGCAATTCGACCGCCAAGGTCGTGCTCACGCTGAACATCCCCGAACCCGACGTGCTGGCCGGCCTGGAATGGGGGTTTGCGGTCGAGCGGATCGAAAACGCCAGCCCCAAGGGCTTTGGCGCCAACCACAACCAGGCCTTCGGGCGCTGCGATACGCCGTGGTTCCTGGTGCTCAACCCCGACATCCGCCTCGACGGCGACGTGCTGGCGCCGCTGATGGCCCAGGCCGCGCCCGACGCCGGCCTGCTGACGCCGCGCATCCTCGAACCGGGCCAAAGCACCCCCGAGCAGCACCGCGCCATCATCACGCCGCTCGAGATCCTCACACGCCGCAAGCCGGGGTATGTGCGCCCGACGGTGCCGGACTGGATTCCGGGCCTGTTCATGCTGTTTCGCAGCCAGGCCTACCGCCAGATCGGGGGCTTCGACGAGCGCTTCTTCATGTACGGCGAAGACTTCGACATCTGCGCCCGGACCCGGCTCGCGGGCTGGAAGCTGCAGGTGGGGGAAGACCTGCTCGCGCGCCACGAGGCCCAGCGCGCCAGCCGCAGCAGCAGGAAGCACCTCTACTGGCACGTGACCAGCCTGCTCAAGGTGTGGAGCTCGGGCGCTTTCTGGCGCTATCTGCGAGCCCGATCCGGCGGGGCCTGA
- the galE gene encoding UDP-glucose 4-epimerase GalE yields the protein MASTSVLVTGGAGFIGSHTCVALATAGYTPVILDNLGNSDIRVLERLRQITGSAPRLIEGDVRDRALLDRVLGEENFSAVIHFAGLKAVGDSVADPLTYYDNNVHGSLVLASAMQQAGVRTLIFSSSATVYGEPDHSPIPEDAPCRPANPYGRSKRMVEEALADLQHAQPGWRIALLRYFNPVGAHESGLIGEHPQGKPNNLMPFVCQVAVGQRDKLLIHGNDYPTPDGTGVRDYVHVMDLAEGHVAALRHAQGHAGLVTLNLGTGRGASVLDVVRAFERASGRALPCEIGPRRPGDVPAYWGDPSLAEATLGWRAHRGLDQMCADSWRWQQGNPNGYERSLTTC from the coding sequence ATGGCCTCAACAAGCGTTCTGGTGACGGGTGGCGCAGGTTTCATTGGCAGCCACACCTGCGTCGCGCTGGCCACCGCCGGATACACACCGGTGATTCTCGACAATCTGGGCAACAGCGACATCCGGGTATTGGAGCGGTTGCGGCAGATCACCGGCAGCGCTCCGCGGCTGATCGAAGGCGACGTGCGCGACCGGGCCCTGCTCGACCGCGTGCTGGGCGAAGAGAACTTTTCCGCCGTGATTCATTTCGCGGGCCTCAAGGCGGTGGGCGATTCGGTGGCCGACCCGCTCACCTACTACGACAACAACGTGCACGGCAGCCTCGTGCTCGCCTCGGCCATGCAGCAGGCGGGCGTGCGGACACTGATCTTCTCGTCGTCCGCCACCGTGTACGGCGAGCCCGACCACTCGCCCATTCCGGAGGACGCGCCCTGCAGGCCGGCCAACCCCTATGGCCGCTCCAAGCGCATGGTGGAAGAAGCGCTGGCCGACCTGCAGCACGCCCAGCCCGGCTGGCGCATTGCGCTGCTGCGCTACTTCAACCCCGTGGGCGCCCATGAAAGCGGGCTCATCGGCGAACACCCGCAGGGCAAGCCGAACAACCTGATGCCCTTCGTGTGCCAGGTGGCCGTGGGCCAGCGCGACAAGCTGCTGATCCACGGCAACGACTATCCCACGCCCGACGGCACCGGCGTGCGCGACTACGTGCATGTGATGGACCTGGCCGAAGGGCACGTGGCGGCCCTGCGGCATGCGCAGGGCCATGCGGGCCTGGTCACGCTGAACCTCGGCACGGGCCGCGGCGCCTCCGTGCTCGACGTGGTGCGTGCGTTCGAGCGCGCGAGCGGGCGGGCGCTGCCTTGCGAGATCGGCCCGCGCCGGCCCGGCGATGTGCCCGCGTACTGGGGCGACCCGTCGCTGGCAGAGGCCACGCTGGGCTGGCGCGCGCACCGCGGGCTCGACCAGATGTGCGCCGACAGCTGGCGCTGGCAGCAGGGCAATCCGAACGGATACGAAAGGTCACTGACCACTTGCTGA